A single region of the Parasphingorhabdus litoris DSM 22379 genome encodes:
- the pabB gene encoding aminodeoxychorismate synthase component I, whose product MIPDNGPFILLDDARGEGEAVPARLYRNPVEIVEARTADDLDAALDKLAKAKERGLHAAGYMSYEAGMALEDRLAAHLPADRPCPLAWFGLFEDYSICQPDDVIAQLPDPKGAWLGKLKPSVTRDEYDRAFAQVKDYIIAGDIYQANLTFRADARHAGHPLALYAAIRDRAKAGYGGVIFDGQNWMLSFSPELFFAIKDGRITAKPMKGTAVRVSDANADAAVRAELQSDPKQRAENLMIVDLLRNDLSRVAEPGSVQVPDLFHVETYPTIHQMTSTVTANLAAGQDVTTLLRQIYPCGSITGAPKIRAMEIINELETDQRGIYCGSIGRIDANGDAAFNVAIRTLYLETDQETLSIGLGSGIVADSVGGDEWLECLAKGRFAAVDRSGSEGVDLIETMAFDPERGILRLEAHLERMKASAAALEFEFDRHAARNTIQAITFHQDRPAKVRLMLSRSGAIAIELRAMPDPLTEPVPVRLAPMTAHPQDYRLHHKTSDRSVYAAPDIDSATHPLFHDSDGYLTEGAIWNIFVKRDGKLLTPPLSRGLLPGILRRELLESGEAIEADLQAGDLDSGLYVGNSLRGLVKAELA is encoded by the coding sequence ATGATCCCTGATAATGGTCCTTTCATATTGCTCGACGATGCCCGCGGGGAGGGAGAGGCGGTGCCTGCGCGCCTGTATCGCAATCCGGTCGAAATTGTGGAAGCGCGCACAGCAGATGATCTGGACGCGGCTCTCGATAAGCTGGCCAAAGCAAAGGAACGCGGCCTGCATGCGGCGGGCTATATGTCTTATGAAGCCGGAATGGCATTGGAAGACAGGCTGGCGGCGCATCTGCCTGCTGACCGGCCTTGTCCCCTGGCTTGGTTTGGCTTGTTCGAAGACTATAGTATTTGCCAACCAGATGATGTCATCGCGCAGCTTCCGGATCCCAAAGGCGCATGGTTGGGCAAACTAAAGCCAAGCGTGACGCGAGACGAATATGACCGCGCCTTTGCGCAGGTGAAGGATTATATTATCGCCGGGGATATTTATCAGGCCAATCTGACATTCCGCGCCGATGCTCGCCATGCCGGACATCCGCTCGCACTTTATGCCGCCATTCGGGATCGCGCCAAGGCGGGCTATGGCGGCGTGATCTTTGATGGTCAAAACTGGATGCTGTCCTTTTCACCAGAATTGTTTTTCGCGATTAAAGACGGCCGGATCACTGCCAAGCCGATGAAGGGAACAGCCGTGCGGGTATCAGATGCCAATGCGGACGCAGCGGTGCGAGCAGAGTTGCAGAGTGATCCGAAGCAACGCGCCGAAAATCTGATGATCGTCGACCTTTTGCGCAATGATCTGTCCCGTGTGGCCGAGCCGGGAAGTGTACAGGTGCCCGACCTTTTTCATGTCGAAACCTATCCCACTATCCACCAGATGACATCAACGGTGACAGCCAATCTGGCCGCAGGGCAAGACGTGACCACATTGCTGCGCCAAATCTATCCCTGCGGATCGATCACTGGCGCGCCGAAAATCCGTGCAATGGAGATTATCAACGAGCTGGAAACCGACCAACGCGGCATTTATTGCGGTTCCATCGGCCGGATAGATGCCAATGGCGATGCCGCGTTCAATGTCGCGATCCGCACGCTCTATCTCGAAACGGACCAAGAAACGCTTTCCATCGGCCTCGGCTCTGGCATAGTGGCAGACTCTGTTGGGGGCGATGAATGGCTGGAATGCCTCGCCAAGGGGAGATTTGCAGCGGTGGATAGAAGCGGAAGCGAAGGCGTGGATCTGATCGAGACAATGGCTTTTGATCCCGAACGCGGAATCCTTCGCCTCGAAGCACATCTGGAACGGATGAAAGCCAGCGCCGCTGCGCTGGAATTTGAATTTGACCGGCACGCTGCGCGCAACACGATACAGGCAATCACCTTTCATCAGGACAGGCCGGCCAAGGTGCGATTGATGCTGTCGCGCTCCGGCGCCATCGCAATTGAATTGCGAGCGATGCCGGATCCGCTCACCGAACCGGTACCGGTCAGACTGGCCCCCATGACGGCTCATCCGCAAGATTATCGTTTGCACCACAAGACCAGCGACCGCAGCGTCTATGCTGCGCCCGACATAGACAGCGCCACCCATCCGCTATTTCACGATTCTGATGGTTATCTCACCGAAGGCGCAATCTGGAACATATTTGTCAAACGCGATGGCAAGCTGTTGACGCCGCCCCTGTCTCGAGGACTATTGCCCGGCATATTACGCCGCGAGCTGCTCGAAAGCGGAGAAGCCATCGAAGCCGATTTGCAGGCTGGAGATTTAGACAGCGGACTCTATGTCGGAAACAGCCTAAGAGGATTGGTGAAAGCCGAACTCGCCTGA
- a CDS encoding O-acetylhomoserine aminocarboxypropyltransferase codes for MTDNLETMAVHAGTEPDPATNARITPIYQTASYVFDDVDHAADLFNLDAVGNIYTRIMNPTNGALEGKIAAMEGGAAALAVASGHAAQLLVFHVLMDPGAHIVAAKKLYGGSLNQLGHSVKKFGWNVTFVDADNLDEVKGAITDDTRCVFIESLANPGGVVQDIAGIADIAHAADIPLIVDNTMASPALCRPIEHGADIVVESGTKFLGGHGNSIAGLIVDSGKFDWTKSEKFAFLNQPNPSYHGKVFTEAFGPVAFILAARALSLRDLGPALAPMNAFNILTGMETLTLRMERHCDNALALAKWLQGHDKISWVSYAGLPDDPYHALAQKYLGGKGGAVFTFGLKGGYDAGTKLVSTVKMFSHLANIGDTRSLIIHPASTTHSQLSGDELVAAGAGPDVVRVSVGIEHIDDIVADMEQALDTL; via the coding sequence ATGACCGATAATCTGGAAACCATGGCTGTGCACGCAGGGACCGAGCCTGACCCGGCCACCAATGCGCGGATCACACCGATTTATCAGACCGCGTCCTATGTTTTCGATGATGTCGATCATGCCGCCGACCTGTTCAATCTTGATGCGGTCGGCAACATCTATACCCGCATCATGAACCCGACCAATGGCGCGCTGGAGGGCAAGATTGCGGCGATGGAGGGCGGCGCGGCGGCGCTGGCTGTGGCTTCGGGCCATGCGGCGCAGTTGCTTGTTTTCCATGTGCTGATGGACCCGGGCGCGCATATTGTCGCGGCGAAGAAACTTTATGGCGGCTCGCTCAACCAACTTGGGCACAGCGTCAAGAAATTCGGCTGGAATGTGACTTTCGTTGACGCGGATAATCTGGATGAGGTCAAAGGTGCGATTACCGATGACACGCGCTGTGTCTTTATCGAAAGCCTCGCCAATCCGGGCGGCGTGGTGCAGGATATCGCCGGTATTGCTGACATCGCTCACGCGGCCGATATTCCCCTGATCGTCGATAATACCATGGCTTCGCCAGCGCTTTGCCGCCCGATCGAGCATGGTGCGGATATAGTGGTAGAAAGCGGTACGAAATTCCTTGGCGGCCATGGCAACAGCATCGCCGGCCTGATTGTGGACAGCGGCAAGTTTGACTGGACCAAGAGCGAGAAATTCGCCTTTTTGAACCAGCCCAATCCATCCTATCACGGCAAAGTCTTTACCGAAGCCTTTGGCCCGGTTGCCTTCATCCTTGCCGCGAGAGCGCTGTCCTTGCGCGATCTGGGACCAGCGCTGGCGCCGATGAATGCGTTTAACATTCTCACCGGTATGGAAACATTGACGCTGCGGATGGAGCGGCATTGCGACAATGCGCTGGCACTGGCGAAATGGTTGCAAGGCCACGACAAGATCAGCTGGGTATCCTATGCGGGCCTGCCTGACGATCCCTATCACGCGTTGGCGCAGAAATATCTCGGCGGCAAAGGCGGTGCAGTGTTCACTTTTGGTTTGAAGGGCGGATATGATGCCGGCACGAAGCTGGTCTCTACCGTGAAGATGTTCAGCCATCTTGCCAATATCGGCGATACCCGTTCGCTGATCATCCACCCGGCCTCGACCACGCATAGCCAGTTGTCGGGAGACGAGCTGGTCGCCGCTGGCGCTGGCCCGGATGTGGTTCGCGTTTCCGTGGGGATTGAGCATATTGATGATATTGTGGCGGATATGGAGCAAGCGCTCGACACGCTCTGA